One region of Oceanipulchritudo coccoides genomic DNA includes:
- a CDS encoding MFS transporter yields MTDPTPQVDQATNVISAEDHVPFPKKLAYGIAGPVDILSVWILVSIAYPLFNMELQLAPTKVAIILMSLRLWDGVADPIMGWISDNTRTRWGRRRPYIFVGAILAGLTFPFIWWFPQGLGDWQIVGWVIGFGIIFYTCFTIWAMPYQSLLMEMTPDYNERTRVAAVRGVMQSVAGLVVGFCWWLALRPVFADPVTGVASTANGMRYISIVIAGIIMILGILPAIFVKERYYESETVQNQGRVNLFKSMKETLSNKPFIILCAFTIFFLLGTSIYDSYGRYVGTYYVLGGDWERSSVFQIYGTFIYTACSLSLIPVFRRVSEHIGKKKTLFIATGLVLFSGALTWFSNRPDLPYLMLVNTIFIGAGYAGLWLMIPSMQADVIDSDELATGERREGSFAAIYSWVLKLSFCIGFLISGPLLEMTGFKAELGGEQPASVLLNMRIGYFAIPVAALIIAIVLLRAFPITPEYARNIRTQLEARRGKV; encoded by the coding sequence ATGACAGATCCCACACCCCAAGTTGATCAGGCGACAAACGTAATTTCCGCGGAGGACCACGTCCCGTTCCCGAAAAAACTCGCCTACGGAATTGCCGGCCCGGTTGACATCTTGAGCGTCTGGATTCTCGTCAGTATCGCCTACCCGCTCTTTAATATGGAACTGCAGTTGGCTCCGACAAAGGTGGCCATTATCCTGATGAGCCTGCGGCTTTGGGACGGCGTGGCCGACCCGATCATGGGCTGGATTTCCGACAATACGCGCACACGCTGGGGACGGCGTCGCCCCTATATTTTCGTCGGTGCCATTCTCGCCGGCCTCACCTTTCCCTTCATCTGGTGGTTCCCACAAGGCCTTGGCGACTGGCAAATTGTCGGCTGGGTCATCGGTTTTGGAATCATATTCTATACCTGCTTCACTATCTGGGCCATGCCATACCAGAGCCTGCTCATGGAGATGACGCCGGACTACAATGAGCGGACGCGCGTCGCTGCGGTCCGCGGCGTCATGCAGTCTGTAGCCGGTCTGGTCGTCGGGTTTTGCTGGTGGCTGGCTCTGCGACCGGTCTTTGCCGATCCTGTGACCGGTGTCGCCAGCACCGCCAACGGGATGCGCTACATCTCAATTGTCATCGCTGGTATTATCATGATCCTCGGGATCCTTCCCGCGATTTTTGTCAAGGAGCGCTACTACGAGTCGGAGACGGTACAGAACCAAGGCCGGGTCAATCTCTTCAAAAGCATGAAGGAGACACTGAGCAATAAGCCGTTCATCATCCTGTGCGCCTTCACAATCTTCTTCCTGCTTGGAACCAGCATCTATGACAGCTACGGGCGCTACGTCGGGACTTACTACGTCCTTGGCGGTGACTGGGAACGCAGCTCAGTCTTCCAGATATACGGCACATTCATTTATACCGCCTGCAGCCTCAGCCTGATCCCGGTTTTCCGCCGGGTTTCCGAGCATATTGGCAAGAAGAAGACCCTCTTCATCGCAACTGGACTGGTCCTCTTCTCCGGCGCCCTTACCTGGTTTTCCAACCGGCCCGACCTGCCCTACCTCATGCTGGTCAATACCATCTTCATCGGCGCTGGCTACGCAGGCTTGTGGCTCATGATCCCCTCGATGCAGGCGGATGTCATCGACAGCGACGAGCTTGCTACCGGCGAACGCCGTGAAGGCAGCTTCGCCGCCATTTATTCGTGGGTCCTCAAGCTGAGTTTTTGTATCGGTTTTCTCATTTCCGGTCCGCTACTCGAAATGACTGGATTCAAGGCTGAGCTCGGGGGAGAGCAGCCTGCGTCCGTCCTTCTGAACATGCGGATTGGCTATTTTGCCATCCCTGTAGCCGCCCTTATAATCGCTATTGTTCTTCTTCGCGCATTTCCCATCACCCCGGAATATGCGCGCAACATTCGAACCCAACTGGAGGCACGACGCGGTAAAGTATAG
- a CDS encoding sulfatase, whose protein sequence is MLKNSLLFILLFSSTVTFGDRPRLLPAGNYNVLFIPIDDFRVLINAYGETEPLRPITPNMDRLTEQGVSFSNAHCQQAVCNASRASLMTGLRPDTTRCWKLDTFFRDTVGYDLKTLPQHFADQGYSTHGIGKIYHNTNSTSQDDNPSGARSWSDGWDANAKGAHVWYEAGKAAQEDAGVKKVSATDAGELDRAGNPITDEAYDDGAAAAAGVAKIGTYAAEYNSSGTPFFLAVGFKKPHLPFNCPKEYWDLYDPAQIDLTGYDGSHDMPAGTNHFTAPYGGEPEAFLDVDGHPDTKAPGIDDARHLIHGYLACASFIDTQVGKLLAALEDPDGNPATDDSVATNTIVILWSDHGFFLGEHNGFWAKHANYEISTRVPLIVKAPGMDALGSSGSFCPAPVELVDIYPTLVNLCSLPDPVQPAGMELQGTSFLPLLEDPKQPWKKAAFSQYQRYINANGSGDVAIAHNGTGMGYSIRTARYRYTEWWRTVSSDQTLDLHVPVYSSPEHVELYDHLVDPGETVNLAAQPAYAGLVTELSALLNDTDNTFAGDGWKQTEVNAPAEFPLDYSSWSDSYGTPGVPAGSLDLFIDPDADGWMNIFEYKFGTHPLEPDQPDINSWVEDNKLVMTYPEIISRTDASLEVFKSNDLSAASWNPSDLIIEGTGSAGNADILKASSPLAESPLFIRLQAQTLP, encoded by the coding sequence ATGCTCAAAAACTCCCTCCTGTTCATCCTCTTATTTTCCTCCACTGTTACTTTTGGGGACCGCCCCCGGCTGCTTCCTGCTGGAAACTACAATGTCCTGTTCATTCCGATTGATGACTTCCGTGTATTGATCAACGCCTACGGGGAGACGGAGCCCCTGCGGCCCATCACGCCCAACATGGACCGGCTGACCGAACAGGGCGTCTCCTTCAGTAACGCACACTGCCAGCAGGCCGTCTGCAATGCCTCCCGGGCCAGCCTGATGACCGGCCTGCGACCGGACACCACCCGCTGCTGGAAGCTGGACACCTTTTTCCGCGACACGGTAGGCTATGACCTGAAAACCTTGCCCCAGCACTTTGCCGACCAAGGTTACTCCACTCACGGAATCGGGAAGATTTATCACAACACCAACAGCACCAGCCAGGACGACAATCCGAGCGGTGCCCGTTCCTGGAGCGATGGCTGGGATGCCAATGCCAAAGGTGCGCATGTCTGGTACGAAGCGGGAAAAGCCGCGCAGGAAGACGCCGGGGTGAAGAAAGTCTCCGCCACTGATGCCGGTGAGCTTGACCGGGCCGGTAACCCGATCACCGACGAGGCCTACGACGATGGCGCTGCCGCGGCAGCTGGCGTAGCGAAGATCGGGACTTACGCTGCGGAATACAACTCCAGTGGCACACCCTTCTTTCTCGCAGTCGGGTTTAAAAAACCGCACCTGCCTTTCAATTGTCCAAAAGAGTATTGGGATCTCTATGATCCCGCACAGATTGACCTGACCGGATATGATGGCTCACACGACATGCCAGCCGGCACCAACCACTTCACAGCACCCTACGGCGGTGAGCCGGAGGCCTTTCTCGATGTCGATGGCCATCCAGATACCAAGGCTCCCGGGATCGACGACGCCCGCCACCTGATCCACGGTTACCTTGCTTGCGCCTCATTTATTGATACACAGGTGGGCAAGCTACTGGCTGCCTTGGAAGATCCCGATGGCAATCCAGCCACGGATGACTCCGTCGCCACGAACACCATCGTCATCCTTTGGAGCGATCACGGCTTTTTCCTCGGGGAACACAACGGTTTCTGGGCCAAGCATGCCAACTATGAAATCTCCACGCGGGTTCCACTGATAGTCAAGGCGCCCGGAATGGATGCATTGGGCTCATCCGGAAGCTTCTGTCCGGCCCCCGTTGAGCTTGTCGATATTTATCCGACGCTGGTTAATTTGTGTTCCCTGCCCGATCCAGTCCAACCCGCGGGGATGGAGTTGCAGGGTACCTCCTTCCTCCCCTTGCTCGAGGACCCCAAGCAACCCTGGAAAAAGGCGGCCTTCAGTCAGTACCAACGCTACATTAATGCCAACGGAAGCGGCGATGTTGCCATCGCTCACAACGGCACCGGAATGGGTTACTCCATCCGGACAGCACGTTACCGCTACACCGAATGGTGGCGCACGGTCTCGAGCGACCAGACCCTTGACCTGCATGTGCCTGTCTATTCTTCACCTGAGCATGTTGAGTTGTATGACCATTTGGTTGATCCGGGGGAAACCGTCAACCTCGCTGCCCAGCCTGCCTATGCGGGACTTGTCACGGAGCTCTCCGCCCTCTTGAACGATACCGACAACACGTTTGCGGGAGACGGGTGGAAGCAGACAGAGGTCAACGCGCCCGCTGAATTTCCACTGGATTACTCCTCGTGGTCGGATAGTTACGGGACGCCCGGTGTGCCCGCTGGTTCTCTGGATCTCTTCATTGATCCGGACGCCGATGGATGGATGAATATTTTTGAATACAAATTCGGGACACACCCGCTTGAGCCGGATCAGCCCGACATCAATTCATGGGTTGAAGATAACAAACTGGTCATGACCTATCCGGAAATTATTTCCCGCACCGATGCCAGCCTTGAGGTCTTCAAGTCAAATGACCTCTCCGCTGCCTCATGGAATCCAAGTGACTTGATTATTGAGGGGACCGGCTCCGCCGGAAACGCTGACATCCTCAAGGCGTCCTCACCACTTGCCGAAAGCCCTCTCTTCATACGCCTTCAGGCACAAACACTTCCTTAG
- a CDS encoding endo-1,4-beta-xylanase, translating to MTFKRCPETLLILRGFVSIILVSFSVLQVRAAPLTTEEIVQIETDLGITLSTAEKNDLAQIAKPDSPFPQWRIDAEARIEANRKAKLDVQVVDELGFPVQGAEVAVRLKKNAFKFGGVVQAQDLTDADGDLSSAGSTTADWERLVKGLFNALGTANNFKPKLAGLHEYLPGFLDWADANSLDVRGHLLIWPGSQGIEEMDTPGSIIGEDYGKHLSQGWPESLNSIPGYEGVVSYDVQQAVLTFKDSTRTQADKDAVEAVVDAEIGQWAGLWDVYEWDVINETLNNRLLMEIMGYDQMAEWFKIADANKVNPDCKLLINDYKIISAPEESGAPNFLKYSIRRDTYKSRIDQILADGGPLDRIGFQNRYTTGVPDPVTTYSRLEEWGNAYGFEMVGTEFEIVDRPLDNWYPYDFTELERAQITEETLTAYFSHPLATGLNAWTFMDNGDEQEKALAYYDGTVKLNGLVWYYLHRIRYNTDESFLADATGQGTVRGFKGDYEITVTHDGETQVFDYSLQGDDVLVLTVNSTISSAVVVEKWDFTGNSLIGINGTPTSFFENSNIAVTNTDQTGGAFDNTFTVNRSSGFSGNIFDTPLGINAGNTDTVTLQFTLSAWDLSNTALNNNSSGSSFGIRLRNDSAQNIMFLQVRAYKDSGGTEYLRLQGSYYDGSNAGQLIQGGYAASGLTGSSAITVGLTFNLDAETYTFWMGDPVTDDGSGWNDRFVSYTGSAPGISAQTISQFSWALFPFEGSGDMTGDFIELDEVVFSTAALNTFNFDLTDIQVSGGNLIIDFTGTAGTAWTVLGSTDLSDFTDVTADSTIVESPDGTYNVTVPMIGDRYFVRFGSP from the coding sequence ATGACCTTTAAAAGATGTCCTGAAACCCTGCTTATTCTGCGCGGATTTGTATCGATAATTCTAGTCTCCTTTTCCGTCTTACAAGTTCGAGCCGCACCGCTGACAACGGAAGAAATTGTGCAGATCGAGACCGATCTGGGTATCACCCTGAGCACGGCGGAAAAGAATGACCTCGCCCAGATTGCCAAACCGGATTCACCCTTTCCCCAATGGCGCATTGATGCGGAAGCCCGGATTGAGGCGAACCGCAAGGCAAAACTGGATGTACAGGTTGTGGATGAGCTGGGCTTCCCCGTGCAGGGGGCGGAAGTGGCTGTCCGGCTGAAAAAGAATGCTTTCAAGTTCGGCGGGGTGGTCCAGGCACAGGACCTTACGGACGCAGATGGAGACCTTTCATCTGCCGGTTCCACAACAGCCGACTGGGAGCGCCTGGTGAAGGGCCTGTTCAATGCGTTGGGAACAGCTAATAACTTCAAGCCCAAGCTTGCGGGGTTACATGAATATCTGCCCGGTTTCCTCGACTGGGCTGATGCCAATTCGCTCGACGTGCGCGGACATCTGCTTATCTGGCCGGGGTCACAAGGTATTGAGGAAATGGATACGCCTGGAAGTATCATTGGTGAGGATTATGGGAAGCACTTGTCCCAAGGCTGGCCGGAGTCGTTGAATTCTATTCCCGGATACGAGGGGGTTGTCAGTTACGATGTCCAACAGGCCGTTCTTACTTTCAAGGACAGCACCCGCACACAAGCGGACAAGGACGCGGTGGAAGCAGTGGTTGATGCTGAGATCGGCCAATGGGCAGGCCTTTGGGATGTCTACGAGTGGGACGTGATCAATGAAACCCTCAATAACCGCCTGCTGATGGAGATCATGGGATACGACCAGATGGCTGAATGGTTCAAAATTGCCGATGCCAACAAGGTCAATCCGGACTGCAAGCTGTTGATAAACGACTACAAAATCATTTCCGCCCCGGAAGAATCGGGCGCGCCCAACTTTTTGAAGTACAGCATCCGGCGAGACACCTACAAGTCGAGGATCGACCAAATCCTTGCCGATGGCGGCCCCCTTGACAGGATTGGCTTCCAAAATCGCTACACGACCGGTGTGCCTGACCCGGTCACCACCTACAGCCGGCTTGAGGAATGGGGGAATGCCTACGGCTTCGAGATGGTCGGTACCGAATTTGAGATTGTCGACAGGCCTTTGGACAACTGGTATCCCTATGACTTTACTGAACTTGAACGGGCACAAATCACAGAGGAGACCCTGACCGCCTATTTTAGCCATCCCCTTGCCACCGGCCTGAACGCATGGACGTTTATGGATAACGGAGACGAACAGGAAAAGGCTCTCGCCTATTATGACGGAACGGTGAAACTGAACGGGCTGGTTTGGTATTATCTCCACCGGATCCGTTATAATACCGATGAATCCTTTCTTGCTGATGCGACCGGGCAGGGGACCGTTCGCGGCTTCAAGGGCGATTATGAAATCACAGTGACCCACGACGGAGAGACGCAAGTTTTTGATTACAGCCTGCAGGGAGATGACGTGTTGGTCCTCACAGTTAATAGTACGATTTCCTCCGCTGTGGTTGTCGAGAAGTGGGATTTCACAGGCAACAGCCTGATTGGCATTAACGGCACACCGACTAGTTTTTTCGAAAATTCCAACATTGCCGTTACCAATACAGACCAGACCGGCGGTGCCTTCGACAATACCTTCACGGTCAATCGCTCGTCCGGATTTTCGGGGAACATTTTCGATACTCCCCTCGGTATCAATGCCGGTAACACTGATACCGTGACTCTGCAGTTTACATTGTCCGCCTGGGACCTCTCCAATACCGCCCTCAACAACAACAGTAGCGGTTCAAGCTTCGGCATCAGGCTGCGGAATGATTCAGCCCAAAATATTATGTTTTTACAAGTAAGGGCCTACAAGGACAGTGGGGGTACGGAATATCTTCGCCTTCAAGGTAGTTATTATGACGGCAGCAACGCTGGCCAACTCATCCAGGGCGGCTATGCGGCTTCGGGCCTGACCGGTTCGTCTGCGATTACCGTTGGGCTCACCTTTAATCTCGATGCTGAGACCTACACCTTCTGGATGGGGGACCCAGTCACTGACGATGGTAGCGGCTGGAATGACCGCTTTGTTTCCTACACTGGTTCCGCGCCGGGAATCAGTGCCCAAACCATCAGCCAATTCAGTTGGGCGCTGTTCCCCTTTGAGGGGAGTGGTGACATGACCGGTGACTTCATCGAGCTGGACGAGGTGGTCTTTAGTACGGCCGCTCTCAACACCTTCAACTTTGATTTGACCGACATTCAGGTATCAGGCGGCAACCTTATCATCGATTTCACGGGTACCGCCGGCACTGCATGGACCGTCTTGGGAAGCACGGACCTTAGCGATTTCACGGACGTCACTGCCGATTCCACAATTGTTGAAAGTCCCGATGGAACCTACAATGTGACTGTCCCGATGATTGGGGACCGGTATTTTGTCCGCTTCGGGAGCCCTTGA
- a CDS encoding sulfatase-like hydrolase/transferase, translating to MAGFLLVLIQILSVQALYSSSARLTLEPTDSGSPVDLSHLLGTNLALWYEPVDLAKPGFQKYLEKWSPGLIRLPGGSWSNEYYWNGNGVRTGKNTFNHEAFKNGRWEVDYSGYAPGFRIHGTSQELSDYHGVIDVRTQHELAESLGADQMVTVNVGTGTPEMAAEWLKWTIEQGYSVPNWEIGNELNGQWEVGHFLPDGTGMTGEIYAQKFIEYAKALKAIDPSIKVGGPASSDLSLAFIEELIRDAGEYVDFVTFHAYPVGVQRTDTAEKFKDIDLLRDALAKLRGWKKQYQPDRYKEIEIGITEWNMKVNEDRDTADLINSLWSATWIGAMLEGEVTLSNQWDLLTRTPEGGHGAFFPKADELIPTSLFWAQYIWGHYMGDRLAAHSLAGGEDLEVFTTQSETGLQVMLINKSETAPASVELNLPETIELSGEGRLITFSRQEYFWDPHHHEPLWSLPPTVTAFSPEATRTIEVPAFSIRVVELPYKGSQPSAVPTVETDGEPELRLVIPETAPADLPLEVWIVAWDTTNERPYSGELGPVALKLEGSVDAEAEELFLKQSVAKTFIEVNSPGALKLSASSGDLAVSGTVLLEAVESRPSVLWTFDNPISEWGATATFEIGMEPSVKPNEFVAEAILDGATPGNNADVLMLLEKFPDSLPLDRIGGVVGEMQASPDFKCDDPGAQVNIVLQSEADHWMLIGSIPLEAMRGEWKHYSIEISDPMRLKAMARLYGVRFQIQSKKPVSGEIYFDNLGFLLREAPAKKKNVLFIAVDDLKPAIGAYGEGLHTPAMDRLAAQGTTFLNAHCQQAVCGPSRASLLTGMRPDYTRVWDLKTQIRDIRPEIVTLPQYFKENGYETAGVGKIFDPRSVDNEVDGVSWSLPFGKTWELDFNTEYGQPAAHYQDPQTKKWAKEAEASGEAGWWVVNKYLKDRDAWLPYESEDVPDNAYEDGAIADRGVQWIKELGSGEKPFFIAVGFKKPHLPFVAPKKYWELYDREAIELAAFQKRAKGSPNYAYHTFPELRSYSGIPAKGPLDEAMQRTLIHGYYACVSYIDAQVEKLMQALQEAGVADDTIIVLWGDHGFHLGDHGLWCKHTNYEQATRAPLMFAGPGVGEASVNNSPVEFVDIFPTLAELSGLPVPDHLQGTSLGSILDGTKPEVKAFAVSQYPRGDKMGYALRSGRFRYVAWFEVAKGEIPVGSEPALAEELFDYELDPLESVNIIDEASYAGIAEKFRTALKRFLIEQAVDNRS from the coding sequence ATGGCTGGATTTCTGCTTGTCCTGATTCAGATCCTATCCGTTCAGGCGCTCTATTCTTCCTCAGCGCGTTTGACCTTGGAACCGACTGATTCCGGTAGCCCGGTTGATCTGTCTCATTTATTGGGTACAAATCTCGCGCTTTGGTATGAGCCTGTGGACTTGGCCAAGCCCGGATTTCAAAAATATCTGGAGAAGTGGTCTCCTGGCCTGATCCGGCTTCCGGGGGGATCCTGGTCAAATGAATACTATTGGAACGGGAACGGTGTCCGGACTGGGAAAAACACTTTCAACCACGAGGCCTTCAAAAACGGTCGCTGGGAAGTTGATTATTCAGGGTATGCGCCCGGATTCCGTATCCACGGAACCAGTCAGGAGCTCTCTGACTACCACGGCGTCATTGATGTCCGGACACAGCACGAGCTGGCTGAGTCCCTCGGGGCAGACCAGATGGTCACTGTTAATGTGGGGACTGGCACTCCTGAAATGGCGGCGGAATGGCTCAAGTGGACAATAGAGCAAGGCTACTCTGTTCCCAATTGGGAGATCGGAAATGAACTTAATGGTCAGTGGGAAGTCGGGCACTTCCTGCCGGATGGGACTGGAATGACCGGGGAGATCTACGCCCAAAAGTTTATCGAATATGCCAAGGCTCTCAAGGCCATTGATCCATCAATCAAGGTCGGCGGACCGGCAAGCTCCGATTTGAGCCTCGCTTTTATCGAGGAACTGATCCGTGACGCGGGCGAGTATGTCGATTTTGTCACCTTTCATGCCTACCCGGTGGGTGTGCAGCGGACCGATACCGCGGAGAAGTTCAAGGATATTGACTTGCTTCGCGATGCCCTTGCGAAGTTGCGGGGTTGGAAGAAACAGTATCAACCCGATCGCTACAAGGAGATTGAAATTGGCATCACCGAGTGGAATATGAAGGTCAACGAGGACCGCGACACGGCTGACCTGATCAACTCACTTTGGTCCGCAACCTGGATTGGGGCAATGCTGGAGGGGGAAGTCACGCTCTCGAATCAATGGGATTTGCTGACCCGTACCCCGGAGGGCGGGCATGGAGCTTTCTTCCCAAAGGCGGATGAACTGATTCCGACAAGTCTCTTTTGGGCCCAGTACATCTGGGGGCATTACATGGGCGATCGATTGGCGGCGCATTCCCTTGCCGGAGGGGAGGACCTGGAAGTGTTCACAACCCAGTCAGAAACAGGCCTGCAAGTCATGCTGATCAATAAATCGGAAACGGCCCCTGCAAGCGTGGAGCTCAACTTACCCGAAACAATTGAACTGTCGGGTGAAGGGCGCCTGATCACTTTCTCCCGTCAGGAATACTTCTGGGACCCGCATCATCATGAGCCTCTTTGGAGCCTTCCGCCAACCGTGACCGCATTTTCTCCCGAGGCAACCAGGACAATTGAGGTCCCGGCATTTTCGATCCGTGTAGTGGAATTACCATACAAAGGATCACAGCCTTCAGCTGTTCCAACCGTTGAAACCGATGGTGAGCCCGAGCTACGACTTGTGATTCCTGAGACTGCGCCAGCAGATCTACCGCTCGAAGTGTGGATCGTGGCATGGGACACAACGAATGAAAGACCGTATTCCGGCGAGCTGGGCCCTGTTGCGCTCAAACTTGAGGGATCTGTCGATGCCGAAGCAGAGGAATTATTTCTCAAACAGTCCGTGGCCAAAACCTTTATCGAAGTGAATTCACCCGGTGCCCTGAAACTGAGTGCATCAAGTGGGGATCTTGCGGTTTCCGGGACTGTCCTTCTTGAGGCGGTCGAGTCGCGTCCAAGCGTACTCTGGACATTTGACAATCCAATATCCGAGTGGGGAGCCACGGCCACATTTGAAATTGGTATGGAGCCCTCCGTAAAGCCGAATGAGTTTGTTGCCGAAGCGATTCTGGATGGTGCTACACCGGGGAATAACGCAGATGTGTTGATGCTTCTGGAAAAATTTCCCGACAGCCTGCCGCTTGACCGGATTGGCGGCGTCGTTGGAGAAATGCAGGCTTCCCCTGATTTTAAATGTGACGATCCGGGTGCGCAGGTGAATATTGTCCTGCAGAGTGAGGCTGACCACTGGATGTTGATCGGATCAATCCCGCTCGAAGCCATGAGAGGCGAGTGGAAGCACTACTCAATTGAGATAAGCGACCCGATGCGTCTGAAGGCGATGGCCCGGCTTTATGGGGTCCGGTTCCAGATCCAGTCAAAGAAACCAGTGAGCGGGGAAATCTACTTTGACAATCTGGGCTTCCTCCTCCGCGAGGCGCCGGCAAAAAAGAAGAATGTCCTTTTCATTGCGGTTGATGATTTAAAGCCGGCAATTGGGGCCTATGGGGAAGGCCTGCACACACCGGCGATGGATCGCCTGGCGGCGCAGGGCACGACTTTTCTAAATGCGCATTGCCAACAAGCTGTCTGCGGGCCATCCCGTGCCAGTCTGTTGACGGGCATGCGTCCCGACTATACCCGGGTTTGGGATTTGAAAACACAGATCCGGGACATTCGTCCGGAGATCGTCACACTTCCACAGTACTTCAAGGAAAACGGCTACGAGACAGCCGGTGTTGGCAAAATCTTCGATCCGCGGTCCGTTGACAATGAAGTGGACGGTGTTTCGTGGAGCCTGCCCTTCGGCAAGACATGGGAATTGGACTTCAACACGGAGTACGGCCAACCAGCCGCCCATTACCAGGATCCACAGACGAAGAAGTGGGCAAAGGAGGCTGAGGCGTCGGGTGAGGCCGGCTGGTGGGTGGTTAACAAGTATTTGAAGGATCGTGATGCGTGGCTGCCTTACGAGAGCGAGGACGTGCCCGACAATGCATATGAAGATGGCGCTATCGCCGATCGAGGCGTGCAGTGGATCAAGGAACTGGGAAGTGGCGAAAAGCCGTTCTTCATTGCGGTTGGTTTCAAAAAACCCCACCTGCCGTTCGTCGCCCCGAAGAAGTATTGGGAGCTTTATGACAGGGAAGCCATTGAATTGGCGGCCTTCCAGAAACGTGCCAAAGGCAGTCCGAATTACGCTTACCACACATTTCCCGAGCTTCGAAGTTATTCAGGCATCCCGGCGAAGGGTCCCCTTGATGAGGCGATGCAAAGAACCCTTATCCACGGCTATTACGCCTGCGTTTCCTACATCGACGCTCAAGTCGAAAAGTTGATGCAGGCACTGCAGGAAGCAGGGGTTGCGGATGACACGATCATCGTTCTCTGGGGTGACCACGGATTCCACCTCGGTGATCACGGGCTTTGGTGCAAGCATACGAATTATGAACAAGCCACACGGGCCCCGCTCATGTTTGCTGGACCCGGAGTAGGGGAAGCCAGCGTGAACAATTCACCCGTTGAGTTTGTCGATATCTTTCCGACGCTGGCTGAACTTTCCGGATTGCCGGTTCCTGACCATCTCCAGGGAACGAGCCTCGGCTCCATTCTTGACGGGACAAAACCCGAAGTGAAAGCCTTTGCCGTGTCCCAATATCCACGCGGAGACAAAATGGGCTATGCCCTGCGGAGCGGACGCTTCCGCTACGTGGCATGGTTTGAAGTGGCAAAGGGAGAAATTCCGGTTGGTTCGGAACCCGCACTCGCCGAGGAGCTTTTTGACTACGAATTGGATCCGCTTGAGTCGGTCAATATCATCGACGAGGCAAGCTACGCCGGGATTGCAGAAAAATTCCGTACAGCGCTGAAGAGGTTTCTGATTGAACAAGCCGTAGATAATCGTTCCTGA
- a CDS encoding EF-hand domain-containing protein, with protein sequence MKKLVISIISALLLGTVTMAGPEENFTKYDTNQDGLMQKEEYMAMRAKWGKDPAESEKGFKWKDKDGDGALTKEEFLSHLNKKK encoded by the coding sequence ATGAAAAAGCTAGTTATCTCAATTATCTCCGCTCTCCTTCTCGGTACTGTGACGATGGCCGGTCCGGAGGAGAATTTTACTAAATATGACACAAACCAGGATGGCCTCATGCAAAAGGAAGAGTACATGGCGATGCGGGCAAAGTGGGGTAAGGATCCGGCGGAGTCAGAAAAAGGCTTCAAGTGGAAGGACAAGGACGGTGACGGAGCCCTGACAAAGGAAGAGTTTCTGTCCCATTTAAACAAGAAGAAGTAA